From a single Pseudomonas sp. A34-9 genomic region:
- a CDS encoding GntR family transcriptional regulator, whose product MTQKPKPLHSIKVDGPIPAHLARSVIEETLRSAILDGRLPCGTALRQQDLADLFGVSRMPVREALRQLEAQELLSVTAHKGAVVAPLIQGDATQTYELRILLESEAMRQSIPLLTAADHALAAGYIEELEAQHDYTEIGRLNRLFHMALYSKAPNQRLLRLVEDGLNEEERFLRFNLEAMGLGKLSQDDHRAMLQAVQDRDVELSIKLLEQHLNRGVEVITRYLATPAAQSRKAAR is encoded by the coding sequence GTGACACAGAAGCCCAAACCGCTGCACAGCATTAAAGTCGACGGACCGATTCCTGCGCATCTGGCCCGGTCGGTGATCGAAGAAACCCTGCGCTCGGCGATCCTCGATGGGCGTCTGCCCTGCGGCACTGCCTTGCGCCAGCAGGATCTGGCCGATTTGTTCGGCGTCAGCCGCATGCCGGTGCGCGAAGCCCTGCGCCAGCTCGAAGCCCAGGAACTGCTCAGCGTTACTGCGCACAAAGGCGCAGTGGTTGCCCCGCTGATTCAAGGCGATGCCACGCAAACCTACGAACTGCGCATCTTGCTCGAATCCGAAGCCATGCGGCAGTCGATTCCGCTGCTGACTGCTGCCGATCACGCCCTCGCGGCCGGTTACATCGAGGAACTGGAGGCGCAACACGATTACACGGAAATCGGCCGGCTCAACCGTTTGTTCCACATGGCCCTGTACAGCAAGGCGCCCAATCAACGCTTGCTGCGCCTGGTCGAAGACGGCCTCAACGAAGAGGAGCGCTTTCTGCGTTTCAACCTTGAGGCCATGGGTCTGGGCAAATTGTCCCAGGACGATCACCGGGCAATGCTGCAAGCCGTGCAGGACCGTGACGTTGAACTGTCAATCAAACTCCTTGAGCAGCACCTCAATCGCGGTGTCGAGGTGATTACCCGCTATCTCGCCACTCCCGCCGCACAAAGCCGCAAAGCCGCGCGCTGA
- the lapG gene encoding cysteine protease LapG: MAVRFAIPRTLRWLGCALLLAGVMLGGLHADWDFSTISRKATALYGPLGAGQQRIDAWQNLLATQKQVSEMEKLKVVNLFFNKQVRYVEDIDLWHEVDYWETPIEALWKGAGDCEDYAIAKYFSLRHLGVSSDKLRITYVKALRQNRAHMVLTYYATPDAMPLVLDSLIDPIQPASQRTDLLPVYSFNAEGLYLPGAKGNKKVGDTKRLSRWQDVLKKMQAEGFPVETTN; encoded by the coding sequence GTGGCGGTACGTTTCGCAATCCCCCGGACGCTGCGCTGGCTAGGCTGCGCACTGCTGCTGGCCGGCGTCATGCTGGGCGGTCTGCATGCCGATTGGGATTTTTCCACGATCAGCCGCAAGGCCACGGCACTCTACGGACCGCTGGGTGCCGGGCAGCAGCGTATTGATGCCTGGCAGAATCTGCTGGCCACGCAGAAGCAGGTCAGCGAGATGGAAAAGCTCAAAGTGGTGAACCTGTTCTTCAACAAACAGGTGCGCTACGTCGAGGACATCGATCTGTGGCACGAGGTCGATTATTGGGAAACGCCGATCGAAGCATTGTGGAAAGGCGCCGGTGACTGCGAAGACTATGCAATTGCCAAGTATTTCAGTCTGCGCCACCTCGGGGTTTCCAGTGACAAGCTGCGCATCACCTATGTCAAAGCGTTGCGCCAGAACCGCGCGCACATGGTCCTGACTTACTATGCCACCCCCGATGCCATGCCGTTGGTGCTCGACAGCCTGATCGACCCGATCCAGCCGGCGTCGCAGCGAACCGATTTGCTGCCGGTCTACTCTTTCAATGCTGAAGGGTTGTATCTGCCGGGCGCCAAGGGCAACAAAAAGGTCGGTGATACCAAACGCCTGTCGCGCTGGCAGGATGTCTTGAAGAAAATGCAGGCCGAAGGTTTCCCGGTCGAGACGACTAACTAG
- the lapD gene encoding cyclic di-GMP receptor LapD has product MSLFKQLLIAICLFLVVAFTGSFMVSLESSRTQYVNQLRSHAQDAATALALSLTPNIDDPAMVELLVSSIFDSGYYASIRVVDLKTDQTIVERSGIPAVTNVPDWFVKLIGLEPAGGDALVSRGWEQAARVEVVSHPMFAVAKLWQSALGSLGWLLICGAISAVLGALLLRRQLKPLDYMVKQSHAIARREFLSLPELPRTPELRRVVQAMNQMVEKLKALFQEQAERSEKLRAESYQDNLTGLANRRYFEMQLNNRVSNPEQASSGYLLLLRVKDLAGLNQRLGGQRTDELLKAVGEQLSRECAKYPETQNLVTRIRGGEFAVLAPGLVREEALQLAQNLDSALSSLHATGATDVAAVASIGLAPFTHGDSPQQVLSLGDQALAQAEGQGEQNWACIDQSLTADVGDDHHAWHRLLDQALSQQRFELYFQPVVAAADTQLVLHYKVLSRLLDDQGQTIPAGRFLPWLERFGWTARLDRLMLERVLEQMKAHEESLALNLSSATLADPQALNRVFEILRAHSNLGARLTLEIGEEQLPEQAVLEQLTRRLRELGFSLSLQRFGGRFSMIGNLARLGLAYLKIDGSYIRAIDQESDKRLFIEAIQRAAHSIDLPLIAERVETEGELSVIREMGLYGVQGQLFGEPKPWR; this is encoded by the coding sequence ATGTCTTTGTTCAAACAGCTGTTGATCGCTATCTGTCTGTTCCTGGTGGTCGCCTTCACTGGCAGCTTCATGGTCAGTCTGGAGAGCTCGCGCACCCAGTACGTCAACCAGTTGCGTTCGCATGCGCAGGACGCCGCGACGGCGCTGGCCTTGTCGCTGACACCGAATATCGACGATCCGGCGATGGTCGAGTTGCTGGTCAGTTCGATTTTCGACAGCGGTTACTACGCGAGCATCCGCGTGGTCGACCTGAAGACCGATCAGACCATTGTCGAGCGCAGCGGCATTCCGGCCGTCACCAATGTGCCCGATTGGTTCGTCAAACTGATCGGCCTGGAACCGGCCGGTGGCGATGCACTGGTCAGCCGTGGCTGGGAGCAGGCGGCGCGGGTCGAGGTGGTCAGCCATCCGATGTTCGCCGTCGCCAAACTGTGGCAGAGCGCATTGGGCAGCCTCGGTTGGCTGCTGATCTGCGGTGCAATCAGTGCCGTGCTCGGCGCGCTGCTGCTGCGCCGGCAGTTGAAGCCGCTGGATTACATGGTCAAGCAGTCCCACGCCATCGCCCGTCGCGAGTTTCTCAGCCTGCCGGAATTGCCGCGCACGCCTGAGTTGCGTCGCGTGGTGCAGGCGATGAACCAGATGGTCGAGAAGCTCAAGGCGCTGTTTCAGGAGCAGGCCGAGCGGAGTGAAAAACTGCGCGCCGAATCCTATCAGGACAATCTCACCGGATTGGCCAACCGCCGTTATTTCGAAATGCAGTTGAATAATCGGGTGAGCAACCCGGAGCAGGCCAGTTCCGGTTATCTGCTGCTGTTGCGGGTCAAGGATCTGGCCGGGCTCAACCAGCGTCTCGGTGGCCAGCGCACCGATGAATTGTTGAAAGCAGTCGGCGAACAGTTGTCGCGCGAATGCGCCAAGTACCCGGAAACCCAGAACCTTGTCACGCGTATTCGTGGCGGTGAATTTGCCGTACTGGCGCCGGGGCTGGTCCGAGAGGAAGCGCTGCAACTGGCGCAGAACCTCGACAGCGCCTTGAGCAGTCTGCACGCCACCGGGGCGACCGACGTGGCTGCCGTGGCGTCGATCGGCCTGGCGCCGTTCACTCACGGTGATTCGCCGCAACAGGTACTGTCGCTTGGCGATCAGGCGCTGGCGCAAGCCGAAGGGCAGGGCGAGCAAAACTGGGCGTGCATCGATCAGAGCCTGACGGCGGATGTCGGCGACGATCACCACGCCTGGCACCGCTTGCTCGATCAGGCCTTGAGTCAGCAACGTTTCGAGCTGTATTTCCAGCCGGTGGTCGCCGCCGCAGACACGCAGCTGGTGCTGCATTACAAAGTGCTCTCGCGCTTGCTCGATGATCAGGGCCAGACCATTCCGGCCGGGCGCTTCCTGCCGTGGCTGGAGCGCTTCGGCTGGACCGCTCGACTGGATCGCCTGATGCTCGAGCGCGTGCTGGAGCAGATGAAAGCGCATGAGGAATCGCTGGCGCTGAACCTGTCCTCGGCGACCCTCGCCGACCCGCAGGCGTTGAACAGAGTCTTCGAGATTCTGCGCGCACATTCCAACCTCGGCGCGCGGCTGACCCTGGAGATCGGTGAGGAGCAATTGCCCGAGCAAGCGGTGCTGGAGCAATTGACCCGGCGCCTGCGCGAACTCGGTTTCTCGCTGAGCCTGCAACGCTTTGGTGGGCGCTTCAGCATGATCGGCAACCTGGCGCGGCTGGGGCTGGCGTATTTGAAGATCGATGGCAGCTACATTCGAGCGATTGATCAGGAGAGTGACAAGCGCTTGTTCATCGAGGCGATCCAGCGTGCGGCACACAGCATTGACCTGCCGCTGATTGCCGAGCGGGTCGAGACGGAGGGGGAGTTGTCGGTGATTCGCGAGATGGGGTTGTATGGGGTTCAGGGGCAGTTGTTCGGTGAGCCCAAGCCTTGGCGTTGA
- a CDS encoding tryptophan synthase subunit beta, with protein MFYVQRDAQGLLIRVEAAAYAEATETLPADSHEIQAWFANEVVETSLKQLKQSDFEMIRVLDDLIQVLTQKGVIRVTDLPPAAQAKLMDRTQAREALGGLSQLIDDDETGLI; from the coding sequence ATGTTTTACGTGCAACGCGATGCGCAAGGTCTGTTGATTCGCGTGGAAGCCGCGGCCTACGCCGAGGCCACGGAAACGCTGCCGGCCGACAGCCATGAAATCCAGGCCTGGTTCGCCAACGAAGTGGTGGAAACCAGCCTGAAACAGCTCAAGCAGAGCGACTTTGAAATGATTCGGGTCCTCGACGACCTGATTCAGGTATTGACCCAGAAAGGCGTGATCCGCGTTACCGACCTGCCGCCGGCGGCCCAGGCCAAGTTGATGGACCGCACCCAGGCGCGGGAGGCGTTGGGCGGGTTGAGCCAGTTGATTGATGATGACGAGACCGGGTTGATCTGA